One Candidatus Spechtbacteria bacterium DNA segment encodes these proteins:
- a CDS encoding M48 family metallopeptidase, which produces MRISVHLDGSVVVTTPYSLRENVAERFLREKMDWILAKLAFFKQFDAPKSQGGLRGQHVRLGRSDYLKHKDSAFALVQQKAEYFAQQYACKYNRISIKDQKTCWGSCSQKANLNFNYKIIFLPENIQNYIVVHELCHLKQLNHSKIFWSLVAQTISNYKEIKKELRKTGVSFY; this is translated from the coding sequence ATGCGGATCTCGGTTCACTTGGACGGGTCCGTGGTGGTGACTACTCCTTATTCTCTGCGGGAAAATGTTGCCGAGCGGTTTTTGCGCGAAAAGATGGACTGGATACTGGCTAAGCTCGCTTTCTTTAAGCAGTTTGATGCGCCCAAGTCGCAAGGGGGGTTGCGCGGTCAGCATGTGCGCCTTGGGCGCAGCGATTATCTAAAGCACAAAGACAGCGCGTTCGCGTTAGTACAGCAAAAAGCAGAATATTTTGCCCAGCAGTACGCCTGTAAGTACAATAGAATCAGCATCAAAGACCAGAAGACTTGCTGGGGTAGCTGTTCTCAAAAAGCTAACCTCAACTTTAACTACAAAATTATCTTCCTGCCAGAAAATATTCAAAACTACATAGTCGTGCACGAGCTGTGCCATTTAAAACAGCTTAACCACTCCAAAATTTTTTGGTCGCTAGTAGCTCAAACAATTTCAAACTACAAAGAAATTAAAAAAGAGTTAAGAAAGACTGGCGTTAGTTTTTACTAA